Proteins from a genomic interval of Apium graveolens cultivar Ventura unplaced genomic scaffold, ASM990537v1 ctg4577, whole genome shotgun sequence:
- the LOC141702039 gene encoding uncharacterized protein LOC141702039: MKIIRGHLYESGFSLGYLDWIWHGEGVASSTKSSVGSTCPAKKPTPPSETYNVCQETYNDDEDWDNESDDFKRYVVDADQPLFEGSECTKLEPVLILHNWKARFGVSDKAFIDLLELVGSFLPKEHVLPGSMYEAKKTITDLGLEYVKIHACPNDCVLYRGPAAESLSECPKCHLSRWKIGKDGEVRVNVPAKVMWYFLIIPRFKRLFKSAVTAKLMSWHAENRSKDGKMRQPSDSPAWRNVDCRWPEFGSEARNIRLGLAAVDVMHIEKNVCDNIIGTLLNMKYKTKDSIASRLDITDMGVRTDLAPEIVVWAEVARLPYPTPAVTTVVDVSKLSKLQADLILTLCELEKIFPLSFFDVMVHLTIHLVRELRLCGPVFYRWMFPFERFNKILKSYVRNRFYPEGCIAEGYLKEESVEFCTGFFSESSRTAGLQKDDDKFSGPVGRVTMKSVAEKERDEAHLVVLLNNPEVEPYIRLHKEHLKRIYQGKKKSVQWLLGEHNRQFPDWFQQKVSIEMRENSEAVSETIRWLTGKPSFLVLTYEGYIVDGVRYHTKERDNARDKFASVDKVSQVFYVEDPCDANWSVVLSSTTRDYHDVYNEDVEEETSWNPPPFCDDIPMCDPTTCNDDASVSNKRQNVEGIWVKKS, encoded by the exons ATGAAG ATAATCAGGGGTCATCTTTATGAATCTGGTTTTAGTTTAGGATATTTggattggatttggcatggagaaGGGGTTGCTAGTAGTACTAAGTCATCAGTTGGTAGTACTTGTCCTGCTAAAAAGCCCACACCCCCTTCAGAAACATATAATGTATGTCAAGAAACCTATAATGATGATGAAGATTGGGATAATGAATCTGATGACTTTAAGAGGTATGTTGTTGATGCGGACCAACCGCTTTTTGAGGGAAGCGAGTGCACTAAACTAGAGCCAGTCCTCATATTACATAATTGGAAGGCTAGGTTTGGAGTTAGTGATAAAGCCTTTATCGATCTTCTTGAATTAGTTGGCTCTTTTCTTCCTAAAGAACATGTGCTTCCGGGTAGTATGTATGAAGCTAAGAAAACCATAACTGATTTAGGACTTGAGTATGTCAAAATCCATGCTTGTCCAAATGACTGCGTGTTATACAGGGGACCAGCTGCCGAGTCTTTATCTGAATGTCCCAAATGCCATCTTTCTCGCTGGAAAATTGGAAAAGATGGTGAAGTTAGGGTTAATGTTCCAGCCAAAGTGATGTGGTATTTTCTGATAATCCCTAGATTTAAACGACTGTTTAAATCTGCTGTTACTGCTAAATTAATGAGTTGGCATGCGGAGAATCGATCTAAAGATGGAAAGATGCGTCAACCATCTGATTCTCCTGCTTGGCGAAATGTAGATTGTAGGTGGCCCGAGTTCGGTAGCGAGGCTAGAAATATACGCTTAGGATTAGCAGCCGTTG ATGTTATGCACATCGAGAAGAATGTGTGTGATAATATAATTGGGACACTACTTAATATGAAATACAAGACTAAGGACAGTATTGCCTCTCGTCTTGATATAACTGATATGGGTGTAAGGACTGATTTAGCTCCTGAAATAG TTGTATGGGCTGAAGTCGCACGACTGCCATATCCTACTCCAGCAGTTACTACCG TCGTAGATGTGTCAAAATTGAGTAAACTCCAAGCAGATTTGATTTTGACCTTATGCGAGTTGGAAAAAATATTCCCTCTATCCTTTTTCGATGTTATGGTACATCTCACAATCCATTTAGTAAGGGAATTGCGGTTATGCGGACCAGTTTTTTATAGATGGATgtttccatttgaaagatttaataaaatattaaagagCTATGTCCGAAACCGATTTTATCCGGAAGGTTGTATAGCTGAAGGCTATCTGAAGGAAGAATCAGTCGAGTTTTGCACGGGGTTCTTTAGCGAGAGTAGTAGAACTGCAGGTCTTCAGAAAGATGATGACAAGTTTTCCGGTCCAGTAGGTCGTGTGACAATGAAGTCTGTTGCCGAAAAAGAACGAGATGAGGCACATCTCGTGGTCCTTCTTAATAATCCTGAAGTGGAACCATACATTCG ATTGCATAAGGAACACTTGAAAAGAATTTACCAAGGAAAAAAGAAGAGTGTACAGTGGCTTTTGGGAGAGCACAATCGACAATTTCCCGATTGGTTTCAACAAAAA GTAAGTATAGAAATGAGGGAAAATTCTGAAGCCGTATCTGAAACAATTAGATGGTTGACTGGAAAGCCTTCATTTTTAGTGCTGACGTACGAAGGCTATATTGTTGACGGGGTCCGTTACCATACGAAGGAGCGAGATAATGCTAGG GACAAATTTGCCTCTGTTGACAAGGTCAGCCAAGTCTTTTATGTCGAGGATCCATGTGATGCGAATTGGTCAGTTGTGTTATCGTCAACAACTCGAGATTATCATGACGTGTACAATGAAGATGTGGAAGAAGAGACCTCCTGGAATCCTCCCCCATTCTGTGATGATATCCCTATGTGTGATCCTACTACTTGTAATGATGATGCAAGTGTTAGCAATAAAAGACAAAATGTAGAGGGTATTTGGGTGAAAAAGTCATAG